From Endomicrobiales bacterium:
CATTCAACATATATTAATTGCGAGTGATAGAATAATTTACATAAAAGGAAAAATGGAATTGCGATTTCTGCCCCTGTTGAAAAAACAACTGCAGGTCGAGTGCGAAAAATTATTTTTATAGTGTTTAGCAAGAATATTCCCATATTAAATACTCCGCCAAGTGGGTTAGGGACTAAATAAACTTTATTGAAACATTCTGATTCTAAAACATAGTCATCCCTATAAGTTACAAGTGTTTTATCGAACCCATTGAAGACATCAACTAATTCAATTAACTCCGTGAAATGCCCACCTCTGGCACAAACCATCAATACATTCTTACTCATACGATTGCGACTCCCGGAACCTATTATGACAAATTATCAATTAAACATCTTAAACATGAATTTTAAAAGGTTATTTATAATCACATTTTTTTGCATATATACCAATAATTGATGAGAATGATTTGAAAATAGAAAACAATCTATCTGCCATATCTACAAACAAATATATCGGTAATGGCAAGCTTTTTGGAGTTGGAGAATAGAAAGCAAATTTTTTATTTACAATAAAATTATTTATTTTAAATAAATCACATAACGCT
This genomic window contains:
- a CDS encoding UDP-N-acetylglucosamine transferase subunit ALG14, which encodes MSKNVLMVCARGGHFTELIELVDVFNGFDKTLVTYRDDYVLESECFNKVYLVPNPLGGVFNMGIFLLNTIKIIFRTRPAVVFSTGAEIAIPFFLLCKLFYHSQLIYVECSAQVFNPSGTGKLVYPIADLFIVQWKTLLGKYGKKAKYVGGLL